Sequence from the Armatimonadia bacterium genome:
CGCCTATGGGCTGACGCTGGGCTATGAGCTGGCCCAGAACCTGCGTTTCGCTTCGGCGGTCTCCGCGCTCAAATGCCGGGCGCTCGGTGGACGGACCGGCATCCCGAGCTTCCCCGAGACCCAGGCGCTGCTGGATCGCGGGGAGTAAGGCAAGGACGCCTAGGGCGCCTGCAAAGTCAGGACGCCTGCGGACAGGGCCGGCATAGTGAAGACGACCACTCTGCCCGCGACCGTTGTGGGTGCGCCGGCCGTGGTGACCTTGTGGGACAAAACGAGATTGTTGCGCGCCTTTAGGTCGCCGGGGCTCACGAGCTCCAGGGCTGCGCTGCGCACGCTGTAGGGCGGCTTCAGCGTCACCACTACCGTCGCTATCTGCGGCGTCGGGTTGACGCACTTGAGGTAGACGGTGCGGCTGTCAGGAGTGGCGGTGGCGGCAACGTTCAGCGGCGATTGCGGCCCCCCCTCAACGGCAATCAGATCCGGCGCGAAGTGGTCACGCCACAGCTTCATGACGACGTAGTTGGGCGCCGGGAACCAGGTGCCCTGATCGAAGTTGATGAGGGCATTGTCCCAGGCGGTGGCAGAGACGTGCCGCAGCCAGAGTGCCGGGCTGCCCATCGTCACCACGTCGCCGCAGCGCTCGAAGGCATTGAGCAAGCCCCCGCAGTAGAGGCCGGTGCGCCAGTCGGTGCTCTGCGCATTCCACTCCGAAACGAAGACCTGGACCTTTGGGTTCGGCGAAGCGGCGATCATCTCGCCCAGCTTGCGGAAGAGGTTCTCATAGACGCGAGGCCCGTCGGCGTACCGATCGGGGTTCTCGTAGTGGTGGATGCTGAGGTAGTCGAAGAGCTCGCCGCAGCCCTTCAGCACTTTGGCGTTCCAGTCGTTGTTGCCCGCCGGGTTCGTGCCGGAGCCCCCGCAGACGAGGATCTGCACCTTGGGGTCGGTCTTGCGCAGGGCCGGTGCGAAGGTCTTGACCAGCTCGACGTAGCGCTCCGCTCCGAGGTTCCAGGTCTCGTTGTCAATCTCCCACAGCCGCACGTTGTAGGGCTCCGGATGACCGTTGGCCGTGCGGACCTTCCCCCACTTTGAGGTAGCAGGCCCGTTGCAATAGTCGATCCAGTCGCAGGCCTCCTGAACATACTGAGCCTGAGGCGTGGTGCTGTCGTGACGCCCGGTGTTGATGACGATGAGGGGCTCGGCGCCGACCTTGCGGCACATCTGGACGAACTCATCCACGCCGAAGGAGTTGACGTCGACATCGTCCCAGATGGAGACGGGGTAGCTGCGGCGCTGACTCTGCGGGCCAAGGGCGTCCTTCCAGCGGTAGTACTCGGCGAAGCACCCTCCAGGCCAGCGAATCACGGGTGGACGAAGGTCGGCGACAGCCTTGAGCAGGTCGGGGCGATAGCCACCCGTAGCAGCGGCCTCGTCACCCATGAGGCTCACCTGATCCACCCAGACGCGACCGCGACCCAGTAGACCGACCTGCAAAGTAGCGGCGTCGACGGTCTCGGGGGCGAGGAACTCGAAGGGGAACTCGCGCCACTCGGCGGAGGGCCTACCGAGGTTGACCTGTGCCAGCGTCTTGGTGCCGTTGCGAAGGCGCAGGACCAGACCGAGGGAGGAGCTGCCGCGGGCCCACACGGAGCCGCGGTAGGTGACATTCTCGCGCAGGGAGAAGGGCTGCTGCTGGATGCCGCACTCACCACGCTCGGCGGCCAAGCGGACGGAGACGCTGCTGTTCAAGGGCCGGTCGGAGTCAGCCACGACCTCGCCCGTGCCGTAGATGGACCAGAAGCGGGCTCCGAAGGCGCCGGTGTTGTCGATGGGCGGCAGACCGCTGAAGAGGACCCTGCCGTCGAGCCTGGTGACCTTGAAGTTGCGATACTCGGCCTGGGTCGCCCAGGTACCGACCCCGACGCGACCGGATAGGTGCGCTTTCTGGTCGTCGGTGAAGTCGAGCACGAGACGGTCGTCGAGCCACGCCTGGAGATGGCGCCCTTCGCAACGGAGGCGGATCCTATACCAGCGCCCGGTCTCGATGCTTCCGGGGCCGAGGTCCTTGATGACGCCCCAGCGACCGCCGCCCTTGATGCCGCGTTCCAGAGCATGACGCGTGTTGCTCCAGCCGCCGAAGTTGAGCCAGTAGAAGTCGTCGTCACCAGCTACGCGGAACAGGAGGAGGAAGCCCTCGTTGCCGCCGGTCTTGCGGGCCTCAAGGGTGTAGTCGTAGTCCTTCCAGTCCGCATCGCCAAAGGACAGTCGCAGGTTCGTGCCGGCGCCCTGCTGGCTGACAGCGTTGCCGCGCACTTGCCAGCCACCTACGCCGGGGCCGTCCTCGAAGCTGCGATTCCAGACCATCTCCCCCCAGAGCCCGCCGTTCACCGAGTGGTAGATATGCTCGAGGAAGTGGCCGTAGATGCGCTCATCGACCTGGTGCAGGACCCGGCCGGGATCGACGGTCAGCGCCACCTGCGTCGTGTCCTGCGCCAGAGTCAGCACGGGAAGTAGGAACAGTGGAGCCACGAAGAGCAGCCGATCCATGCGAACCCCTCCAGAGCTGTCAGGTGTCCTGAGGCGTCAGCGCGGTTAGGGCAACTGGGCTCGGAAGTTGAAACGATCGTCCGGGGCGCAGTCGCCGTTGAGGGCAAAGTCTGACCAGTCGCCGGTCTGGGCCAGGTTGTCGGCCCACTTGAAGTCGA
This genomic interval carries:
- a CDS encoding family 16 glycoside hydrolase, with product MDRLLFVAPLFLLPVLTLAQDTTQVALTVDPGRVLHQVDERIYGHFLEHIYHSVNGGLWGEMVWNRSFEDGPGVGGWQVRGNAVSQQGAGTNLRLSFGDADWKDYDYTLEARKTGGNEGFLLLFRVAGDDDFYWLNFGGWSNTRHALERGIKGGGRWGVIKDLGPGSIETGRWYRIRLRCEGRHLQAWLDDRLVLDFTDDQKAHLSGRVGVGTWATQAEYRNFKVTRLDGRVLFSGLPPIDNTGAFGARFWSIYGTGEVVADSDRPLNSSVSVRLAAERGECGIQQQPFSLRENVTYRGSVWARGSSSLGLVLRLRNGTKTLAQVNLGRPSAEWREFPFEFLAPETVDAATLQVGLLGRGRVWVDQVSLMGDEAAATGGYRPDLLKAVADLRPPVIRWPGGCFAEYYRWKDALGPQSQRRSYPVSIWDDVDVNSFGVDEFVQMCRKVGAEPLIVINTGRHDSTTPQAQYVQEACDWIDYCNGPATSKWGKVRTANGHPEPYNVRLWEIDNETWNLGAERYVELVKTFAPALRKTDPKVQILVCGGSGTNPAGNNDWNAKVLKGCGELFDYLSIHHYENPDRYADGPRVYENLFRKLGEMIAASPNPKVQVFVSEWNAQSTDWRTGLYCGGLLNAFERCGDVVTMGSPALWLRHVSATAWDNALINFDQGTWFPAPNYVVMKLWRDHFAPDLIAVEGGPQSPLNVAATATPDSRTVYLKCVNPTPQIATVVVTLKPPYSVRSAALELVSPGDLKARNNLVLSHKVTTAGAPTTVAGRVVVFTMPALSAGVLTLQAP